In one window of Tenacibaculum mesophilum DNA:
- a CDS encoding GSCFA domain-containing protein, with amino-acid sequence MNLQTRIPLTKQKHNQINYQSKLLLLGSCFSENIGDKLNYYKFQSKQNPFGILFHPKAIENLITKALNKEEYTDKDVFFHNERWHSFEAHSSLSAINKNGLLNSLNLSIQQTFEQLQNTTHLIITLGTAWVYREIASDNFVANCHKVPQKKFLKELLSVHEISESLEAINSLVKSVNKNISVIYTLSPVRHLKDGFTENQRSKAHLLSAIHEVVEPRNAIYYFPSYEIMMDELRDYRFYNEDMIHPNKTAVNYIWEKFKQVWITEDSCKTMQQVETIQRGVNHKPFNSESEAHQLFLKKLQQKKETLLQAFPFMNF; translated from the coding sequence ATGAATCTTCAAACGCGAATACCACTTACGAAGCAAAAACATAATCAAATTAATTATCAGTCAAAACTACTTTTACTTGGTTCTTGTTTTTCTGAAAATATTGGCGACAAACTTAACTACTACAAGTTTCAATCAAAACAAAACCCTTTTGGTATTTTATTCCACCCTAAGGCTATTGAAAACTTAATTACAAAAGCATTAAACAAAGAAGAATATACCGACAAAGATGTTTTTTTTCACAATGAACGATGGCACTCTTTTGAAGCACATTCAAGTTTAAGCGCTATAAATAAAAATGGATTATTAAACAGCTTAAATTTATCCATACAACAAACTTTTGAGCAACTACAAAACACCACACATCTTATCATTACACTAGGTACAGCATGGGTATATAGAGAAATTGCCTCGGATAATTTTGTAGCCAATTGCCACAAAGTTCCTCAGAAAAAATTTTTAAAGGAATTATTAAGCGTTCATGAAATTTCTGAAAGCTTAGAAGCTATTAACTCTCTTGTTAAGTCAGTAAATAAAAACATTTCAGTTATTTATACGTTATCTCCTGTACGACATTTAAAAGATGGTTTTACAGAAAACCAACGTAGTAAAGCACACTTACTTTCAGCTATTCATGAAGTAGTGGAACCGAGAAATGCTATTTACTATTTTCCTTCATATGAAATTATGATGGATGAATTACGTGATTATCGTTTTTATAATGAGGATATGATTCACCCAAATAAAACTGCTGTGAATTACATATGGGAAAAATTTAAACAGGTTTGGATTACAGAAGATTCATGCAAAACGATGCAGCAAGTCGAAACCATTCAAAGAGGAGTAAACCACAAACCTTTTAACTCAGAATCTGAAGCTCATCAGTTATTTTTGAAAAAACTACAACAAAAAAAGGAAACACTTTTACAAGCATTTCCTTTTATGAATTTTTAA
- a CDS encoding MerR family transcriptional regulator, with the protein MFKRIKNTLNNIKSVFTIKDLENISGIKAHTIRIWEKRYNLLSPERTDTNIRYYSSENLQKLLNVVLLNKNSIKISKIAEMSDDTIVLKARELAFKMAVNDEAVNSFKLAMFQFDKILFNNAYNRLLKTKTFREVFKDVFIPFLNHVGLLWQTDTLLPAHEHFISNLIIQKIQINIEKLEYVSNNSDTSYVLFLPENEIHELGLMYLNYELILRGYNTIYLGQSLPLDNLNYFFKNETKICFITSMTVQPYEDKVEEYFFEIDKMLENTNHELIAIGNKAMTVSHIDFKAKITMYPSLVALLERF; encoded by the coding sequence TTGTTCAAAAGAATTAAGAATACATTGAACAATATAAAATCAGTTTTTACAATTAAAGATCTTGAAAATATTTCAGGAATAAAAGCTCATACAATTAGAATTTGGGAAAAACGCTACAATCTGTTATCGCCAGAGAGAACCGATACCAATATTCGTTATTACTCTTCAGAAAATTTACAGAAATTACTTAATGTTGTCTTGTTGAATAAAAATAGTATAAAGATTTCTAAAATAGCAGAAATGTCTGATGATACTATTGTTTTGAAAGCAAGAGAGTTAGCTTTTAAAATGGCAGTAAACGATGAAGCTGTTAATTCTTTTAAGTTAGCAATGTTTCAATTCGATAAAATATTATTTAACAATGCTTACAATAGATTGTTGAAAACAAAGACTTTTAGAGAGGTTTTTAAAGATGTTTTTATTCCTTTTTTAAATCATGTAGGGTTATTATGGCAAACAGATACCTTATTGCCAGCACATGAACACTTCATATCTAATTTAATCATACAAAAAATTCAGATTAACATAGAGAAGTTAGAGTACGTTAGTAATAACTCAGATACAAGTTATGTGTTGTTTCTTCCAGAAAATGAAATTCATGAATTAGGGCTTATGTATTTAAATTATGAGCTCATATTAAGGGGGTATAATACTATTTATCTAGGGCAAAGTTTACCCTTGGATAACTTAAATTACTTTTTTAAAAATGAAACAAAAATTTGTTTTATTACTTCCATGACTGTTCAGCCATATGAAGATAAAGTAGAAGAATATTTTTTTGAAATAGACAAAATGTTAGAAAATACTAATCATGAGCTAATAGCAATAGGAAATAAAGCGATGACGGTTAGTCATATTGATTTTAAAGCGAAAATAACCATGTATCCTTCTTTGGTGGCGTTATTAGAGCGGTTTTAA
- a CDS encoding fasciclin domain-containing protein → MKSKKLTLVFFLGLFLSFNLLTSCSDDPVVEKQKNIVDTAVADANLSILVSALQKADLVSALEVDGAFTVLAPTNTAFQNLLDSNDSWSTLDDIPAETLKSVLLFHVISGEVKAADLSNAYVNTLSTGPNDEMLSLQVEVDGAVEFNGDSKPIATDIMASNGVIHTIDKVMLPANVVTLALNNSSFTSLVAALTDSRHTTDFVSLLSQEGPYTIFAPTNDAFQALLDSNDSWNSLADIPIATLEAVLKYHVFAGGNVQSDELSDNQEITMFDGSIVTVDLSNGAKLETSSGQSVVISLTDVQGTNGVVHVVDSVLLP, encoded by the coding sequence ATGAAATCAAAAAAATTAACATTGGTATTTTTTTTAGGACTTTTTTTAAGTTTTAATCTTTTGACGTCATGTAGTGATGATCCTGTGGTAGAAAAGCAGAAAAATATAGTTGATACAGCAGTTGCAGATGCAAATTTGAGTATTCTTGTGTCTGCTTTACAAAAAGCAGATTTAGTATCGGCTTTGGAAGTTGATGGAGCTTTTACGGTTCTAGCACCTACAAATACAGCATTTCAAAACTTATTGGATAGCAATGATTCGTGGAGTACTTTAGATGATATTCCGGCAGAAACACTAAAGTCAGTATTGTTGTTTCATGTAATAAGTGGAGAAGTAAAGGCAGCTGATTTATCCAATGCCTACGTAAATACATTGTCAACAGGTCCAAACGATGAAATGTTGTCATTGCAAGTGGAAGTTGATGGAGCAGTAGAGTTTAATGGAGATTCAAAGCCAATTGCTACAGATATTATGGCTTCAAATGGAGTTATACACACAATTGATAAGGTAATGTTGCCAGCTAATGTAGTAACCTTAGCGTTGAATAATAGTAGTTTTACCTCTTTGGTTGCAGCTTTAACAGATAGCCGTCATACTACTGATTTTGTTTCTTTGTTAAGTCAAGAAGGACCTTATACAATATTCGCTCCAACAAATGATGCATTTCAAGCGTTATTAGATAGTAACGATTCTTGGAATTCGTTAGCAGATATTCCAATCGCAACATTAGAGGCAGTGTTAAAATATCATGTATTTGCTGGAGGAAATGTGCAATCAGATGAATTAAGTGATAATCAAGAAATCACAATGTTTGATGGAAGTATAGTGACTGTTGATTTATCAAATGGAGCAAAATTAGAAACAAGTTCAGGACAATCTGTTGTAATTTCATTGACAGATGTACAAGGAACAAATGGTGTAGTTCATGTAGTAGATAGTGTTCTTTTACCATAA
- a CDS encoding phytoene desaturase family protein, translating into MKKKVYIIGSGFSSLSASCYLAKAGYKVVILEKNATIGGRARQLLREGFTFDIGPTWYWMPDVFEKFFADFEKKPSDYYELERLNPAYEVYFGEKDSIVIPGTLEEIYEVFEKEEKGSSKHLKSFLKSAKYNYDVSINDLVYKPGVSPLELVTPVTMGKIFQFFSTIRHEVRKKIKSKKLIQILEFPVLFLGAKPSNTPAFYNFMNYADFGLGTWHPKGGMYKVIEAMTTLASSLGVKFQTNVNVEEIVVNDKGEAVGVAVDGKLMKSDVVLSGADYHHTETLLPKYLRQYSESYWDKKTFAPSSLLFYVGFDKKLKNVCHHTLFFDTDFDAHAKTIYDVPCWPKEPLFYASFPSITDGSFAPNGKEAATFLIPLAPGIEDTPELRERYFNIIIERLERLTNQSVKKHVLFKESFCVNDFIKEYNSYKGNAYGLANILTQTAFLRPKIKSKKVENLFFTGQLTVPGPGVPPSLISGKIASDLILKTYKDETII; encoded by the coding sequence TTGAAAAAAAAGGTATATATAATAGGTTCAGGTTTCTCTTCTTTATCAGCTTCTTGCTATTTAGCAAAAGCTGGATATAAAGTGGTAATCTTGGAAAAAAATGCCACAATTGGTGGTAGAGCAAGGCAGTTATTAAGAGAAGGTTTTACTTTTGATATAGGACCTACATGGTATTGGATGCCAGATGTTTTTGAAAAGTTTTTTGCAGACTTTGAAAAGAAACCTTCAGATTACTATGAGTTAGAAAGATTAAACCCTGCTTATGAAGTATACTTTGGAGAAAAAGATTCAATAGTAATTCCAGGAACATTAGAGGAGATTTATGAGGTTTTTGAAAAAGAAGAAAAAGGAAGTTCAAAACACCTGAAGTCTTTTTTAAAATCAGCAAAATATAATTATGATGTTTCTATAAATGATTTAGTTTATAAGCCAGGAGTTTCTCCCTTAGAATTGGTAACTCCAGTTACTATGGGGAAGATATTTCAGTTTTTTTCTACTATCAGACATGAGGTAAGAAAGAAAATTAAAAGTAAAAAACTAATTCAAATTTTAGAATTTCCAGTGTTGTTTCTGGGGGCAAAACCAAGTAACACCCCAGCGTTTTATAATTTTATGAATTATGCTGATTTTGGCTTAGGTACATGGCACCCAAAAGGAGGAATGTATAAAGTAATTGAGGCTATGACTACACTAGCATCGAGCTTAGGTGTAAAATTTCAAACCAATGTAAATGTTGAAGAAATTGTAGTAAACGATAAAGGTGAAGCAGTTGGGGTTGCGGTAGATGGAAAATTAATGAAATCTGATGTAGTGTTAAGTGGAGCAGATTATCATCATACTGAAACTTTACTGCCTAAATATTTAAGGCAATATTCAGAAAGTTATTGGGATAAAAAAACATTTGCGCCTTCATCTTTGCTTTTTTATGTAGGGTTTGACAAGAAGTTAAAAAATGTATGTCATCATACCTTGTTTTTTGATACAGATTTTGATGCGCATGCGAAAACAATATATGATGTTCCTTGTTGGCCAAAAGAACCATTGTTTTATGCTAGCTTTCCCTCAATTACAGATGGTTCTTTTGCGCCTAATGGAAAAGAGGCTGCTACTTTTTTAATTCCATTGGCGCCTGGTATAGAAGATACTCCGGAGCTAAGAGAACGTTATTTTAATATTATAATAGAGAGGTTAGAAAGACTAACAAATCAATCAGTAAAAAAACATGTGTTGTTTAAAGAAAGCTTTTGTGTAAATGATTTTATTAAGGAATATAATTCGTATAAAGGAAATGCCTACGGTTTGGCAAATATTTTAACACAAACAGCATTTTTAAGACCAAAAATAAAAAGTAAAAAAGTAGAGAATTTATTTTTTACAGGACAATTAACGGTACCAGGACCAGGAGTTCCTCCGTCTTTAATTTCAGGAAAAATAGCATCAGATTTAATTTTAAAAACGTATAAAGATGAAACAATTATTTGA
- a CDS encoding phytoene/squalene synthase family protein has translation MKQLFDEVSYACSKLVTQKYSTSFSLATKMLSPKIRTDIYNIYGFVRFADEIVDSFHQYDKKQLLLKFERDYYESKNRGISLNPILNSFIHTVNKYKISDEQVQAFLKSMKADLYKTAYTTTEEYNEYIYGSADVVGLMCLKVFVNGNQQKYEELKEPAMRLGSAFQKVNFLRDLKEDFNELNRSYFPNINFGDLSTEGKNAIIKEIEDDFDVAYKNGILKLPVEAKFGVYMAYRYYKKLLKKLKNTPSTKIMDTRIRISNPMKINLLARSYVRYKLNFL, from the coding sequence ATGAAACAATTATTTGATGAGGTTTCTTATGCATGTAGTAAGTTAGTAACTCAAAAATACAGCACCTCATTTTCGTTAGCTACGAAGATGTTATCACCAAAAATACGTACAGATATTTATAATATTTATGGTTTTGTACGCTTTGCGGATGAAATAGTAGATTCTTTTCATCAGTACGATAAGAAACAATTATTATTAAAGTTCGAAAGAGATTATTACGAATCTAAAAATAGAGGAATTAGTTTAAACCCTATTTTAAACTCGTTTATACATACTGTAAATAAGTACAAAATTTCTGATGAGCAGGTTCAGGCTTTTTTAAAAAGTATGAAAGCAGATTTGTATAAAACAGCATATACAACTACAGAAGAGTATAATGAATATATATATGGTTCTGCTGATGTTGTTGGGTTAATGTGTTTAAAGGTTTTTGTAAATGGGAATCAGCAAAAATATGAGGAGCTAAAAGAGCCTGCAATGCGTTTAGGGTCAGCGTTTCAAAAAGTAAATTTTTTAAGAGACTTAAAAGAAGATTTTAACGAATTGAATAGGTCTTACTTTCCAAATATCAATTTTGGAGATTTAAGTACAGAAGGAAAAAATGCAATTATTAAAGAAATAGAAGATGATTTTGATGTTGCTTATAAAAACGGGATTTTAAAGTTGCCTGTTGAAGCAAAATTTGGAGTATATATGGCATACAGGTATTACAAAAAACTATTAAAAAAGCTAAAAAATACACCTTCAACAAAAATCATGGACACAAGGATTCGAATTTCAAACCCGATGAAAATTAATCTTCTAGCAAGAAGTTATGTAAGGTATAAATTAAACTTTTTATGA
- a CDS encoding sterol desaturase family protein, which translates to MNIVIYIAVTTLTFIVMEGVTWCTHKYVMHGFGWYLHEDHHQPGYPHVFEKNDAFFVVFAIPSMLLFYFGIRPELNFLFFIGLGILFYGIAYFLVHDVLIHRRFKWFDKTNNQYLKGLRKAHKIHHKHLGKHDGECFGMLFVPFKYFNKRQ; encoded by the coding sequence ATGAATATAGTAATTTACATAGCAGTAACTACACTAACGTTTATTGTCATGGAGGGGGTTACTTGGTGCACGCATAAATATGTGATGCATGGGTTTGGTTGGTACTTACATGAAGATCATCATCAACCAGGGTATCCGCATGTTTTTGAAAAAAACGATGCTTTTTTTGTTGTCTTTGCAATACCTAGTATGTTATTATTTTACTTCGGAATTCGACCAGAGTTAAACTTTTTGTTTTTCATAGGTCTGGGAATATTATTTTATGGTATTGCTTATTTCTTGGTGCATGATGTGTTAATTCACAGAAGGTTCAAGTGGTTCGACAAAACAAACAATCAATACTTAAAAGGATTGCGAAAAGCACATAAAATTCATCATAAACATTTGGGGAAACACGACGGAGAATGTTTCGGTATGTTGTTTGTGCCCTTTAAATATTTTAATAAAAGACAGTGA
- a CDS encoding lycopene cyclase domain-containing protein — MSQYLYLILNLGSLSIPLLYSVFEKKLHFIQYFKQAALSILLVALFFLIWDSWFTQMGVWGFNPDYHLSLKLLNMPIEEWMFFFCIPYACLFTHEALKFLFPKFKMSKPGTVIVSFFLIFLVSLLLIFNFGKWYTTVNFVLFLLLLGYALKNHLNTLQEYYPSFLVILIPFLLVNGILTGSFIEEPVVWYNNAENLDFRIFTIPIEDAFYAFTMLFSVQLIFNFLKNRKLERK, encoded by the coding sequence GTGAGTCAGTATTTATATCTAATATTAAATCTAGGCAGTTTAAGTATTCCGCTATTGTATAGTGTTTTTGAAAAAAAACTACACTTTATACAATATTTCAAACAAGCAGCGCTTAGTATTTTGTTAGTCGCCTTGTTTTTTTTAATCTGGGACAGTTGGTTTACGCAAATGGGAGTATGGGGATTTAATCCAGATTATCATTTATCGCTAAAACTGCTGAATATGCCAATAGAAGAATGGATGTTTTTTTTCTGTATACCCTATGCATGTTTATTTACACATGAAGCGTTGAAGTTTTTATTTCCAAAATTTAAAATGTCAAAACCTGGGACAGTAATTGTAAGCTTTTTCCTCATTTTTTTAGTGAGCTTATTGTTGATCTTTAACTTCGGAAAGTGGTACACCACAGTAAATTTTGTGCTGTTTTTACTTTTGTTAGGTTATGCGCTAAAGAATCATTTAAATACATTGCAAGAATACTACCCTAGCTTCTTGGTAATATTAATTCCTTTTCTACTAGTCAATGGAATTTTAACAGGAAGCTTTATAGAAGAACCGGTAGTTTGGTACAATAACGCAGAGAATTTAGATTTTAGAATTTTTACGATACCTATAGAAGATGCTTTTTATGCATTTACAATGTTATTTTCAGTACAGTTAATTTTTAATTTCTTAAAAAACAGAAAACTTGAAAGAAAATAA
- a CDS encoding TspO/MBR family protein: MKENKYIRFLIFLIANLSALGIGVWLMNEGPRTDWYLSLNKAPWTPAGWVFGVAWTIIMVLFSVYMTKVSFQHEFLNKKVLILYVDQWILNVSWNYIFFNQHLTKLGLVVIALLWLLIGYFTFKYLKKVRWYTLFVLPYLIWMTIATSLNAYIVLNN, encoded by the coding sequence TTGAAAGAAAATAAATACATACGTTTTTTAATATTCTTAATAGCTAACCTTTCAGCCTTAGGTATTGGTGTTTGGTTAATGAATGAAGGACCAAGAACAGATTGGTACTTGTCTTTAAATAAAGCTCCATGGACACCAGCAGGCTGGGTTTTTGGAGTAGCTTGGACAATCATTATGGTATTGTTTTCTGTATACATGACAAAAGTGAGTTTTCAGCATGAATTTTTAAACAAAAAGGTACTCATTTTATATGTAGATCAGTGGATTTTAAACGTAAGCTGGAACTATATTTTCTTTAATCAACATTTAACAAAATTAGGCTTGGTTGTAATCGCTTTATTATGGCTACTTATTGGTTATTTCACTTTTAAGTATTTAAAAAAAGTAAGGTGGTATACTCTATTTGTACTTCCATATTTAATATGGATGACGATTGCAACTAGTCTCAACGCATATATTGTATTAAATAATTAA
- a CDS encoding TetR family transcriptional regulator C-terminal domain-containing protein, which yields MAKKKNITQEKIIEWYMNTVLLSGQPNSIFSFAKENNFEEAEFYKHFSSFESLEKAVFGIFAKETIHLLHKTEAYKDYLPKDKLLSFYFTFFELLTINRSYVLAQLKRIKTDFSKLKVLQELRTEFIHFVNEISLEKIDFKNDKINKIQDKTIAEGYWMQLLLILKFWIEDESSNFEKTDLFIEKSVKVSFDIQQIAPVKSVIDLAKFLWKEKSPMT from the coding sequence ATGGCCAAAAAAAAGAACATAACACAAGAAAAAATAATAGAATGGTATATGAATACGGTACTATTATCAGGTCAACCGAATTCAATATTTTCTTTTGCGAAAGAAAATAACTTTGAAGAAGCGGAATTTTATAAACACTTTTCAAGCTTTGAAAGCTTAGAAAAAGCTGTTTTCGGAATTTTCGCTAAAGAAACCATTCATTTACTACACAAAACAGAAGCTTATAAAGACTATTTGCCAAAAGATAAACTATTAAGTTTCTATTTTACCTTTTTTGAATTATTAACAATAAATAGGTCGTATGTATTGGCGCAGTTAAAAAGGATAAAAACAGATTTTTCGAAATTAAAAGTATTGCAAGAACTGCGTACTGAGTTTATTCATTTTGTAAATGAAATAAGCCTTGAAAAAATTGATTTTAAAAATGATAAAATCAACAAAATTCAAGATAAAACTATTGCAGAGGGGTATTGGATGCAGCTATTGCTTATTTTAAAGTTTTGGATAGAAGATGAGTCATCAAACTTTGAGAAAACAGATTTATTTATAGAAAAATCAGTAAAGGTAAGTTTTGATATTCAACAAATAGCACCTGTAAAAAGTGTGATTGATTTAGCGAAATTTTTGTGGAAGGAAAAATCACCAATGACATGA
- a CDS encoding ABC1 kinase family protein produces MKTLNRIPTSKIERATKLVSTGVKVGVNYAKYYGNKITKSEEEAKKQLNEDNAADIYDGLKELKGSALKVAQMLSMEKNILPNAYVEKFSLSQFSVPPLSGPLVIKTFKKYFSKTPNEVFDTFTAESVNAASIGQVHKATKDGKELAVKIQYPGVADSISTDLALVKPIAMKMFNIRGEGSDEYFKEVEEKLLEETNYELELAQSNEIADACKHIPNLKFPKYYPDLSSDRILTMDWMDGVHLSEFTKNEQPEGVANKLGQALWDFYMYQMHKLKKVHADPHPGNFLVSKSNELIVIDFGCMKEVPESFYVPYFELAKRENIDNPAFFESKLYELEILRKDDTPEEITFFKALFYEMLSLFTQPFQQEEFDFSDGEFFGKIADLGQKYAKSTELKKMNGNRGSKHFIYINRTFFGLYNLMHDLKANKVKINNFNKI; encoded by the coding sequence ATGAAAACCTTAAACAGAATACCTACGTCAAAAATAGAACGAGCTACCAAGTTGGTTTCAACAGGAGTGAAAGTTGGTGTAAATTATGCCAAGTACTACGGCAATAAAATCACTAAATCAGAAGAGGAAGCTAAAAAGCAACTTAATGAAGATAATGCTGCTGATATTTACGATGGATTAAAAGAACTAAAAGGGTCAGCATTAAAAGTAGCACAAATGCTAAGCATGGAAAAAAATATTTTGCCCAATGCTTACGTAGAAAAATTTTCATTATCACAATTTTCAGTTCCACCATTATCAGGACCTTTAGTAATCAAAACGTTTAAAAAATACTTCAGTAAAACACCAAACGAAGTTTTTGATACGTTTACAGCAGAATCAGTAAATGCAGCAAGTATAGGACAAGTTCATAAAGCCACTAAAGATGGAAAAGAACTAGCTGTAAAAATTCAATATCCAGGGGTTGCTGATAGTATTTCAACCGATTTAGCATTGGTGAAACCTATTGCGATGAAAATGTTTAACATTAGAGGAGAAGGTTCAGATGAATATTTTAAAGAAGTTGAAGAAAAGCTTTTGGAAGAAACTAATTACGAATTAGAACTTGCGCAGAGTAATGAAATTGCTGATGCCTGTAAACATATTCCAAACTTAAAATTTCCAAAATACTATCCAGATTTGTCATCAGATAGAATTTTAACGATGGATTGGATGGATGGAGTTCACCTGTCAGAGTTTACTAAAAATGAGCAACCTGAAGGTGTTGCAAATAAACTAGGGCAAGCTTTGTGGGACTTTTACATGTATCAAATGCACAAGTTAAAAAAGGTACATGCAGATCCGCATCCAGGGAATTTTTTAGTGTCCAAATCAAATGAATTGATCGTTATCGATTTTGGATGTATGAAAGAAGTTCCTGAAAGTTTTTATGTGCCTTATTTCGAACTAGCAAAAAGAGAAAATATAGATAATCCAGCTTTTTTTGAAAGTAAACTCTATGAGTTAGAAATCTTGAGAAAAGATGATACACCAGAAGAAATAACCTTTTTTAAAGCATTGTTTTATGAAATGTTATCACTCTTTACACAACCTTTTCAGCAAGAAGAATTTGATTTTTCAGATGGGGAGTTCTTCGGGAAAATAGCAGATTTAGGTCAGAAATATGCCAAGAGTACCGAGCTTAAAAAGATGAACGGAAATAGAGGGTCAAAACACTTCATTTACATTAATCGAACTTTTTTTGGTTTATATAACCTAATGCACGATTTAAAAGCAAACAAGGTAAAAATTAATAATTTTAATAAGATATAA
- a CDS encoding flavin reductase family protein, producing MNSISGYKPANLIATKSTDNITNVAVFSSVVHYGSSPAILGFVLRPTTVVRNTYNNIKETGYYTINAINKVMIEEAHHTSAKYPSEISEFDKTTLSEEFKNGFYAPFVAESPLQIGMKFLEEHYIKVNGTILVLGEVTDLYFKDSMLSEDGFLNLSKEKVAAINGLDTYMVAENYKRLSYQRPK from the coding sequence ATGAACAGTATTTCTGGTTATAAACCAGCAAACCTTATTGCAACAAAATCAACTGATAATATAACCAATGTTGCAGTTTTTAGTTCGGTGGTGCATTATGGTTCAAGTCCAGCAATTTTAGGGTTTGTATTACGTCCCACAACCGTTGTTAGGAATACGTATAACAATATAAAAGAAACAGGGTATTATACTATTAATGCTATTAATAAAGTAATGATTGAGGAGGCACATCATACTTCTGCTAAATACCCGTCAGAGATTTCAGAATTTGATAAAACAACATTGTCAGAAGAGTTTAAGAATGGTTTTTATGCTCCTTTTGTTGCGGAATCACCCTTACAAATAGGGATGAAGTTTTTAGAAGAGCACTATATAAAAGTTAATGGAACTATTTTAGTGTTAGGTGAAGTTACTGATTTGTATTTTAAGGACTCTATGCTTTCAGAAGATGGTTTTTTAAACTTATCAAAAGAAAAAGTAGCTGCAATTAATGGGTTGGATACCTATATGGTAGCAGAGAATTATAAAAGACTGTCTTATCAAAGACCAAAATAA